From a single Miscanthus floridulus cultivar M001 chromosome 8, ASM1932011v1, whole genome shotgun sequence genomic region:
- the LOC136470722 gene encoding secreted RxLR effector protein 161-like yields MAAHFKMSDLGVLSYYLSIEVRQGKQSISLGQRAYIEKLLERGGMAECKPCATLIEERLKLSKHSTAAKVDTTRYRSIVGGLRYLTHTRSDIAFAVGYVSHFMEDPREDHWMAMKRLLRYIKGMLDQAIIFSKSGGKGGLWLTVFSEAPSKAKEGELKLTVFSDADMASDIDGRWSTSGVLVFFGAVPIAWKLLKQKIVALSTCEAA; encoded by the coding sequence atggcggctcatttcaagatgagcgatctcggcgtgctctcctactacctcagcatcgaggtgagGCAGGGGAAGCAGAGCATCTCCCTAGGTCAACGCGCCTACATAGAGAAGCTGCTTGAGCGTGGCGGCATGGCAGAATGCAAGCCATGCGCAACTCTAATAGAAGAGCGGCTAAAGCTAAGCAAGCACAGCACTGCTGCGAAGGTGGACACGActcgctaccggagcatcgtcggcgggctacgctacctcactcatacccgatcggacattgcgttcgcggtTGGGTACGTCAGCCATTTCATGGAGGACCCACGCGAAGATCACTGGATGGCAATGAAAAGGTTGTtgcgctacatcaaggggatGCTTGATCAAGCGATCATCTTCTCCAAGAGTGGTGGCAAGGGTGGGTTGTGGCTCACGGTCTTCAGTGAGGCACCCTccaaggcaaaggaaggtgagcTAAAGCTCACTgtcttcagcgatgcagacatggcgagcGACATTGATGGGcgatggagcacctctggcgtgctcgtcttctttgGAGCGGTCCCCATTGCTTGGAAGTTGCTGAAGCAAAAGATCGTGGCGCTATCAACGTGTGAGGCGGCGTAA